A window from Thunnus albacares chromosome 19, fThuAlb1.1, whole genome shotgun sequence encodes these proteins:
- the nkiras1 gene encoding NF-kappa-B inhibitor-interacting Ras-like protein 1 isoform X2: MGKGCKVVVCGQAAVGKTAILEQLLYGNHTVGSESSETQEDVYVASVETDRGVKEQLRLYDTKGLHDGQDLPKHYYSVADGFVLVYSVDSLESFKRVDVLKKEIDKSRDKKEVTVIVLGNKTDLRERRQVDQEVAQQWARGEKVKLWEVSVAERNSLIEPFTQLTSRLTQPQSKSSFPLPGRKSKGTPSNDM, translated from the exons ATGGGAAAAGGCTGTAAAGTTGTGGTGTGTGGCCAGGCAGCTGTAGGAAAAACTGCAATACTGGAACAGTTGCTGTACGGCAATCACACTGTAG GCTCTGAGTCTAGTGAGACCCAGGAAGATGTGTACGTGGCCTCGGTGGAAACTGACCGTGGCGTGAAGGAACAGCTGAGACTCTATGATACCAAAGGCCTCCATGACGGACAAGACCTCCCCAAGCACTACTACTCAGTGGCAGACGGCTTCGTGCTGGTCTACAGCGTAGACAGCTTGGAGTCTTTCAAGAGGGTAGACGTCCTGAAGAAGGAAATAGATAAGTCCAGAGATAAAAAAGAG GTGACCGTCATAGTGCTTGGGAACAAGACAGACCTGCGGGAGCGGCGTCAGGTGGACCAGGAGGTGGCGCAGCAGTGGGCGCGAGGCGAGAAGGTGAAGCTGTGGGAGGTGAGCGTCGCCGAACGCAACTCCCTCATCGAACCCTTCACCCAGCTGACCAGCCGCCTCACGCAGCCTCAGAGCAAGTCTTCCTTCCCTCTGCCGGGACGCAAGAGTAAAGGCACCCCGTCCAACGACATGTGA
- the nkiras1 gene encoding NF-kappa-B inhibitor-interacting Ras-like protein 1 isoform X1: protein MLEMGKGCKVVVCGQAAVGKTAILEQLLYGNHTVGSESSETQEDVYVASVETDRGVKEQLRLYDTKGLHDGQDLPKHYYSVADGFVLVYSVDSLESFKRVDVLKKEIDKSRDKKEVTVIVLGNKTDLRERRQVDQEVAQQWARGEKVKLWEVSVAERNSLIEPFTQLTSRLTQPQSKSSFPLPGRKSKGTPSNDM from the exons AT GCTCGAAATGGGAAAAGGCTGTAAAGTTGTGGTGTGTGGCCAGGCAGCTGTAGGAAAAACTGCAATACTGGAACAGTTGCTGTACGGCAATCACACTGTAG GCTCTGAGTCTAGTGAGACCCAGGAAGATGTGTACGTGGCCTCGGTGGAAACTGACCGTGGCGTGAAGGAACAGCTGAGACTCTATGATACCAAAGGCCTCCATGACGGACAAGACCTCCCCAAGCACTACTACTCAGTGGCAGACGGCTTCGTGCTGGTCTACAGCGTAGACAGCTTGGAGTCTTTCAAGAGGGTAGACGTCCTGAAGAAGGAAATAGATAAGTCCAGAGATAAAAAAGAG GTGACCGTCATAGTGCTTGGGAACAAGACAGACCTGCGGGAGCGGCGTCAGGTGGACCAGGAGGTGGCGCAGCAGTGGGCGCGAGGCGAGAAGGTGAAGCTGTGGGAGGTGAGCGTCGCCGAACGCAACTCCCTCATCGAACCCTTCACCCAGCTGACCAGCCGCCTCACGCAGCCTCAGAGCAAGTCTTCCTTCCCTCTGCCGGGACGCAAGAGTAAAGGCACCCCGTCCAACGACATGTGA